A stretch of Candidatus Omnitrophota bacterium DNA encodes these proteins:
- a CDS encoding MFS transporter, which translates to MDRIRIAAKEDGVQPSDRLYTPAFFIAFVYNFILGFLITNNALFPLYVDHAGGGPATLGMFMACVPIAGVIGRPWIGSLIDRFGVKPVLLLSCVCMEVSSLGFYMLLDCGLVPWVWMLRLVQGFGWGAHMSAFFTLAAQAAPKGRRFEAISMYALSGLASNSVGPYTGEIVLSRFGFSGFFLMLIAVGAIALLLVLSIRHPAQIPLTGDFDWRGMAQLLRSPGFWHAAVFALALAVSYSTMASFLAPLAKGRGISHFGLFFTFYSLSGVFIRIVGGKWGDRFGLRRVLLPAFMSYGTGLLILHFSWTLRGIIAAGAFCGAGHGIAFPAITSLGYALAPKSHRGRAVALVTGVMDAGNAINSFLLGQAAALWGFGIVFFLGAIGPWSAAILIAMLIKNTPKTTVPLD; encoded by the coding sequence TTGGATAGGATTCGCATTGCGGCCAAAGAGGATGGCGTCCAACCGTCCGATCGCCTTTATACGCCCGCCTTTTTCATCGCGTTCGTTTATAACTTTATCTTGGGATTTTTGATTACGAACAACGCCCTTTTTCCTCTCTATGTAGACCATGCGGGAGGAGGACCAGCGACCCTGGGGATGTTTATGGCGTGCGTCCCAATCGCAGGCGTGATCGGGCGTCCGTGGATCGGCTCGCTGATCGACCGTTTCGGCGTCAAGCCTGTTTTGCTGCTCTCCTGCGTTTGCATGGAAGTCTCCTCGTTGGGTTTTTATATGCTGCTCGATTGCGGCTTGGTTCCCTGGGTATGGATGCTTCGCCTGGTGCAGGGATTTGGCTGGGGAGCCCACATGTCCGCCTTCTTTACTCTCGCGGCGCAGGCGGCGCCGAAAGGGCGCCGGTTCGAAGCGATATCCATGTACGCCTTATCCGGCCTGGCTTCGAATTCCGTCGGTCCCTATACCGGCGAAATCGTCCTTTCCCGTTTCGGATTTTCGGGCTTTTTCTTGATGTTGATCGCCGTTGGGGCCATAGCGCTGCTTCTTGTTCTTTCGATTCGCCACCCCGCCCAGATTCCCTTGACGGGCGATTTCGATTGGCGGGGCATGGCGCAGCTATTGCGTTCGCCGGGATTTTGGCATGCCGCCGTTTTTGCGCTCGCCCTCGCCGTTTCCTATTCCACGATGGCTTCCTTTTTGGCGCCATTGGCGAAGGGGAGAGGGATATCCCATTTCGGCTTGTTCTTCACTTTTTATTCGCTGAGCGGAGTATTCATCCGGATCGTCGGCGGAAAATGGGGCGACCGTTTCGGATTGAGGCGAGTACTGCTTCCGGCTTTTATGTCGTATGGAACGGGACTGTTGATCTTGCATTTCAGTTGGACATTGCGCGGGATTATCGCCGCGGGGGCGTTTTGCGGAGCGGGACATGGCATTGCCTTTCCCGCCATCACTTCGTTGGGTTACGCCCTTGCGCCTAAATCCCACCGAGGCCGGGCGGTGGCGTTGGTCACAGGCGTAATGGATGCGGGCAATGCGATCAACTCGTTTCTCTTAGGGCAGGCCGCCGCATTATGGGGATTTGGAATCGTTTTCTTTTTAGGAGCCATCGGCCCTTGGAGCGCCGCGATTCTCATTGCGATGCTTATAAAGAATACGCCAAAAACAACAGTTCCTCTCGATTGA